One part of the Desulfovibrio desulfuricans genome encodes these proteins:
- the dinD gene encoding DNA damage-inducible protein D — MDKLIVQKLHNRFDSLSHAVPDKNVEFWFARELQEPLGYAKWERFKDTIQRAITSCETTGYDPNNHFRGVTKVVKLGSGAERAIEDFMLTRYACYLIAQNGDPRKEPIAFAQSYFAIQTRKQELIEDRMRLQARLDARERLRESEKTLSQNIYERGVDDAGFGRIRSKGDAALFGGHTTQVMKDKYGITKTRPLADFLPTLTIAAKNLATEMTNHNVQQEDLQGEHAITREHVQNNVSVRDMLGQRGIKPEKLPPEEDIKKLERRVKSDEKKLEKRSGRLPESKSE; from the coding sequence ATGGATAAGCTCATCGTTCAAAAGCTACACAACCGATTTGATTCATTGAGCCATGCAGTACCGGACAAGAATGTGGAATTCTGGTTTGCCCGGGAACTTCAGGAGCCCCTTGGTTATGCCAAGTGGGAGCGTTTTAAGGATACGATTCAGCGGGCTATTACTTCATGCGAAACAACGGGGTACGACCCGAACAACCATTTTCGTGGCGTCACGAAAGTAGTCAAACTGGGCAGCGGAGCTGAGCGGGCTATAGAGGATTTCATGCTCACTCGCTACGCTTGCTACCTGATCGCCCAAAATGGTGACCCGCGCAAGGAACCCATCGCTTTTGCCCAGAGCTACTTTGCCATTCAGACCCGCAAGCAAGAGTTGATCGAAGACCGGATGCGCCTACAAGCCCGGCTTGATGCACGGGAACGTCTACGGGAATCGGAAAAGACCCTTTCCCAGAATATTTACGAGCGCGGTGTCGATGATGCAGGATTCGGACGCATCCGGTCTAAAGGGGATGCCGCTTTGTTCGGCGGCCATACCACACAAGTGATGAAGGACAAATATGGCATCACCAAAACCCGCCCGCTGGCTGACTTTCTACCAACCCTGACCATCGCAGCTAAAAATCTGGCAACGGAAATGACCAACCACAATGTGCAGCAGGAAGATTTGCAAGGCGAACACGCGATTACCCGTGAGCATGTGCAGAATAATGTCAGTGTGCGCGACATGCTCGGCCAGCGAGGTATCAAACCCGAGAAGCTTCCACCGGAAGAGGACATCAAGAAGTTGGAGCGGCGGGTAAAATCCGATGAAAAGAAACTTGAAAAACGCTCTGGCCGACTGCCCGAATCGAAGAGCGAATAA